The proteins below are encoded in one region of Lytechinus pictus isolate F3 Inbred chromosome 11, Lp3.0, whole genome shotgun sequence:
- the LOC129272167 gene encoding uncharacterized protein K02A2.6-like, which yields MESSSLPLPDSFDKVGGLNQAEQWPKWARRFERYRTASGLAAKPDGEQVSTLLYAMGDCADHIIVSIGVEEKSAKLAEEELIRDRIVVGVLDDSLSDQLQSREDLTLTKAVQLSRQAEARKQNKPVVRGFSESEGSNSSIEHVRHKSRGNFSKKTPHTKNLQGNCKWCGRQNHVRADCPAKDAKCHQCGKMGHFQSMCRNKNPGKGKQKETKGKARVSEVDASDAFDDIDIPFLGEIRENEKTYWSAAILVDGLETHFKLDTGASVTVLSDSTPWLNRNKIQPTNKKLLGPGEKVLTVIGQMTATLQHRDKQIKGTLYVVENQRCSLLSRKACSDLNLICKVEEVDYQNGENANFEAEFPQLFTGLGKLKTAYQITLAPDVKPMCLYTARKVPHQLLPKVKKELESMLKQGVISKVTEPTKWCSGMVPVLKPNGSVRICVDLTSLNKAVEREIHPMSSVDESLAKLGKSTIFTKLDANSGFWQIPLSDESKLLTTFVTPFGRFCFDRLPFGITSAPEVFQRTMSNILEGLDGVICHMDDVLIHGVTQADHDTRVRAVLQRLQEAGITLNHDKCEFSQQRVKFLGHFIDRTGVKVDPSKTKAIRDFPAPRTVKELQRFLGMVNQVGKFLPALASISEPLRQLLKKDNVWCWTEVQQRSFKQIKEMLISTEVLAHYDPELPTVIAADASCTGIGAILYQVQRDGKRRPVCYASRSLTETEQRYAVIEKEALAATWACERFSEYVLGLHFEVETDHKPLVTLLNSKELAKMPPRLQRFRMRMMRFDAKTLYVPGKQQTSADTLSRAPVERPERSDVSFIEEVESYAPTSTINLPVTVKRLDEIRKAQKADEVCAKVREYCIKGWPEYMPHNPILKNYFEQRGRLSVVDDLLVYDERLVIPRALRFDIIERLHQGHLGITKCRGRARESVWWPGLVSTSLEEMISNCTTCAIHRPQVNEPLMTSSFPSRPWERLGMDLFEHKGKTFLIVVDYYSRWIEIKELQGHTSAAVISSRKEIFATHGIPDLVVSDNGPQFANENFRKLAEEYGFVHTTSSPRYPQANGEAERGVRTVKALLKKNHDINLALLSYRVSPLQNWLAPSELLMGRRLKTQVPVLPHTLLPQLQQQDLKSVREKEEKYRSDQMMTYNRRHDSHELPELQPGDLVWIHDQSRYGRVIQKAIQPRSYHVQTDHGTIRRNRKALISIQDQAKTTVPDPSSDVPTMQP from the exons ATGGAGAGTTCAAGTTTACCATTGCCAGACAGTTTTGACAAAGTAGGAGGACTAAATCAGGCTGAACAATGGCCAAAATGGGCACGACGATTTGAACGCTATCGCACGGCATCGGGCCTGGCGGCCAAACCCGACGGGGAACAGGTCAGTACACTGCTGTATGCTATGGGTGATTGTGCGGATCACATCATCGTATCTATCGGTGTAGAAGAGAAATCAGCGAA ACTTGCTGAGGAAGAGTTAATAAGAGACAGAATTGTAGTTGGAGTGCTAGATGACTCCCTTTCGGATCAACTGCAGTCTAGAGAAGACCTTACTCTCACAAAAGCAGTACAGTTGAGTAGGCAAGCAGAAGCCAGGAAACAAAACAAGCCTGTCGTGAGAGGTTTTTCTGAGAGTGAGGGTTCAAACTCATCCATAGAGCATGTCAGACACAAGAGCAGGGGAAATTTCTCAAAGAAAACACCTCATACTAAAAATCTGCAAGGAAACTGCAAGTGGTGTGGAAGGCAGAATCATGTACGTGCCGACTGCCCCGCAAAAGATGCAAAATGCCATCAATGTGGAAAGATGGGTCACTTCCAGTCTATGTGTAGAAACAAAAATCCaggaaaaggaaaacaaaaggaaacaaaaggaAAAGCTAGAGTGAGCGAAGTGGATGCTTCTGATGCTTTCGATGACATTGACATCCCCTTTCTTGGCGAAATCAGAGAGAATGAGAAGACATACTGGAGTGCAGCTATTCTTGTAGATGGGCTTGAAACACACTTCAAGCTAGATACTGGAGCATCAGTTACTGTGCTGTCTGATTCTACTCCATGGCTGAACAGAAATAAAATACAACCAACAAACAAGAAGTTACTTGGTCCGGGAGAAAAAGTTCTGACTGTAATTGGACAGATGACAGCAACCCTCCAGCATAGAGATAAACAGATCAAGGGAACTCTCTATGTGGTTGAAAATCAGAGATGTTCATTGCTGAGCAGGAAGGCATGTTCAGACTTGAATCTAATCTGCAAGGTGGAGGAAGTAGACTACCAAAATGGAGAAAATGCAAACTTCGAGGCTGAATTCCCACAGCTCTTCACTGGATTGGGAAAACTGAAGACAGCATACCAGATCACATTGGCTCCAGATGTCAAACCAATGTGCCTGTACACAGCCAGGAAAGTTCCGCACCAACTTCTACCCAAGGTGAAGAAAGAACTAGAGTCCATGTTGAAGCAAGGGGTAATCTCAAAAGTGACCGAACCAACAAAGTGGTGTTCAGGGATGGTTCCAGTACTAAAGCCCAATGGTTCAGTTAGAATTTGTGTAGACCTCACATCACTGAACAAAGCAGTTGAACGAGAGATTCATCCGATGTCTTCAGTGGATGAAAGCCTTGCAAAACTGGGAAAGAGTACAATCTTCACAAAATTAGATGCCAACAGTGGTTTTTGGCAGATACCACTGAGTGATGAGTCTAAGCTGCTTACAACTTTCGTCACCCCATTTGGGAGATTCTGCTTCGACCGACTGCCATTTGGCATAACGTCTGCGCCCGAAGTCTTCCAAAGAACAATGTCAAATATCCTGGAAGGACTTGATGGAGTGATTTGCCACATGGACGATGTGCTAATCCATGGTGTAACACAAGCAGACCATGATACCAGAGTTCGAGCTGTCCTTCAACGTTTGCAGGAAGCAGGAATCACACTAAACCATGACAAGTGTGAATTCTCACAACAGAGAGTGAAGTTCCTGGGGCACTTCATAGACAGAACTGGTGTCAAAGTTGATCCAAGCAAGACAAAAGCCATTCGTGATTTTCCAGCTCCACGTACAGTGAAGGAGTTACAAAGATTCCTAGGAATGGTGAACCAGGTGGGGAAATTCCTCCCCGCACTAGCTTCTATCAGTGAACCACTACGTCAACTTCTGAAGAAGGACAATGTATGGTGCTGGACAGAAGTACAACAGAGATCTTTCAAACAGATCAAAGAGATGTTGATCTCAACAGAAGTCTTGGCTCATTACGATCCTGAACTACCAACAGTCATTGCAGCAGATGCATCCTGTACCGGAATTGGTGCAATCCTATATCAAGTGCAGAGAGATGGAAAACGTAGACCAGTGTGCTATGCATCTCGATCACTAACAGAGACTGAGCAGAGGTATGCTGTGATCGAAAAGGAAGCACTGGCAGCTACTTGGGCATGCGAGAGATTCTCTGAGTATGTCCTGGGTCTTCACTTCGAAGTAGAAACTGACCACAAGCCATTGGTCACACTTCTAAACTCGAAGGAACTTGCCAAAATGCCTCCGCGTCTCCAACGCTTCAGAATGAGAATGATGAGATTTGACGCAAAGACTCTGTATGTTCCTGGAAAACAGCAGACTTCAGCTGACACCTTGTCACGAGCGCCAGTAGAGAGGCCAGAAAGGAGTGATGTCAGTTTCATAGAAGAGGTTGAATCCTATGCGCCAACATCAACCATCAATCTACCAGTAACAGTGAAAAGACTAGATGAAATCAGAAAAGCACAAAAAGCAGATGAAGTTTGTGCAAAAGTCAGAGAATACTGTATCAAGGGATGGCCAGAATATATGCCACACAACCCTATCCTGAAGAACTACTTTGAGCAGAGAGGGCGCTTGAGTGTGGTAGATGACTTGCTGGTCTATGATGAAAGATTGGTGATTCCAAGAGCTCTGAGATTTGATATCATTGAGAGGCTACATCAAGGACATCTAGGAATAACCAAATGCAGAGGAAGAGCCCGAGAATCAGTGTGGTGGCCAGGTCTAGTATCAACATCATTGGAGGAAATGATTTCAAACTGTACAACCTGTGCTATCCATCGACCACAAGTCAATGAGCCTTTGATGACCTCGTCATTCCCTTCAAGGCCATGGGAACGTCTTGGAATGGACTTGTTCGAACACAAAGGAAAGACATTCCTGATAGTCGTTGACTACTACTCAAGGTGGATTGAAATCAAAGAACTGCAAGGTCATACATCAGCAGCAGTGATTTCTTCCCGGAAAGAGATCTTTGCAACACATGGGATTCCAGACCTTGTAGTATCAGACAATGGCCCACAATTTGCCAATGAGAACTTCAGAAAGCTTGCTGAAGAGTATGGATTTGTCCATACTACCAGTTCTCCAAGGTACCCGCAGGCAAATGGTGAGGCAGAACGAGGAGTTCGCACTGTCAAGGCATTGCTTAAAAAGAACCATGACATCAACCTAGCCCTTCTCAGCTATCGAGTATCTCCACTCCAAAATTGGCTAGCTCCATCAGAACTTCTCATGGGCAGGAGATTGAAGACTCAGGTTCCTGTGTTACCACACACGCTCCTGCCACAACTACAACAGCAGGACCTGAAAtctgtgagagagaaagaggagaagtaCCGGTCAGATCAGATGATGACCTACAACAGACGTCATGACTCACATGAGCTTCCAGAGCTACAGCCAGGAGATTTGGTTTGGATCCATGACCAGTCTCGCTATGGGAGAGTTATCCAGAAAGCAATACAACCAAGATCCTACCATGTCCAAACAGATCATGGTACAATACGTCGCAATCGGAAGGCACTGATTTCCATCCAGGACCAGGCAAAGACTACAGTGCCAGATCCTTCCAGTGACGTGCCAACCATGCAGCCCTGA